A window from Streptomyces sp. NBC_00271 encodes these proteins:
- a CDS encoding FGGY family carbohydrate kinase gives MGIVAGLDSSPDFTRIVVCDTDTGAVLRQGYAPHPVETTEGGGRPSDVDPQAWLLSLGEAAGGGLLEGVQAIGVSAQQNALVPLDTQGNTVRPAMVGGDKRAQVAAADLVDALGGREAWAQAVGHVPQAAQPVTKLRWLNKTEPDAALRTAVLLQAHDWLVWQLLGRPMRRTTDRGGASGTGYWSAATGGYRPDLVELALGHQATLPDVLGPSEAAGTTPEGLLISAGTGETMAAAFGLGIGLGDAVVSLGASGSVMAVHPEALVDSSGMITSLADATGMHLPVVTTLNAVRTLRGAVELLGLPDLESLSELAMKSTPGSHGLVLLPYLEGERTPNLPHTAGTLAGLRRESMRPEHLARAAFEGMLCGLADALDVLRGRGVDVRRVFLLGAAAELPAVQAAAPALFGAQVVVPQPADYAALGAARQAAWALGVSQGTLDPQLPPVWQGAVAQILEPGEELAVGQAVRQQYVSVREQTHPGAFRS, from the coding sequence ATGGGGATAGTCGCCGGGTTGGACAGTTCGCCCGATTTCACTCGTATCGTCGTCTGCGACACGGACACGGGAGCCGTGCTCAGGCAGGGATATGCCCCGCATCCGGTGGAAACCACCGAGGGCGGCGGCCGTCCTTCCGATGTCGATCCGCAGGCCTGGCTGCTGTCCCTGGGCGAGGCGGCCGGCGGCGGGCTCCTCGAAGGCGTGCAGGCCATCGGCGTCTCCGCGCAGCAGAACGCGCTCGTTCCGCTGGACACACAGGGCAACACGGTGCGGCCGGCCATGGTCGGCGGTGACAAGCGCGCACAGGTCGCCGCCGCCGATCTCGTCGACGCGCTCGGCGGGCGCGAGGCATGGGCGCAGGCCGTGGGCCACGTACCGCAGGCCGCCCAGCCGGTGACCAAGCTGCGCTGGCTGAACAAGACCGAGCCCGACGCCGCGCTGCGCACCGCCGTGCTGCTGCAGGCGCACGACTGGCTGGTGTGGCAGCTGCTCGGGCGGCCGATGCGGCGGACCACCGATCGGGGCGGGGCCTCCGGGACCGGCTACTGGTCGGCGGCGACCGGCGGCTATCGGCCGGATCTCGTCGAGCTCGCGCTCGGCCACCAGGCCACGCTGCCCGACGTGCTGGGCCCGTCCGAGGCGGCGGGGACGACACCCGAGGGACTGTTGATCTCCGCGGGCACCGGAGAGACCATGGCGGCGGCCTTCGGGCTCGGTATCGGGCTCGGGGACGCGGTCGTGTCCCTCGGCGCCTCCGGGTCCGTGATGGCCGTACACCCCGAGGCGCTGGTCGACTCCTCCGGCATGATCACCTCACTGGCGGACGCGACCGGCATGCATCTGCCGGTGGTGACCACCCTCAACGCCGTACGGACCCTGCGCGGCGCCGTCGAACTGCTCGGCCTGCCCGACCTGGAGAGCCTGTCCGAGCTGGCGATGAAGTCCACGCCGGGCTCCCACGGACTGGTCCTGCTGCCGTACCTGGAGGGCGAGCGGACCCCGAACCTGCCGCACACCGCCGGGACGCTCGCGGGACTGCGGCGCGAGTCGATGCGGCCCGAACACCTGGCGCGGGCCGCCTTCGAGGGCATGCTGTGCGGGCTCGCGGACGCGCTCGACGTACTGCGCGGACGCGGCGTGGACGTACGGCGGGTGTTCCTGCTCGGGGCGGCCGCCGAGCTGCCGGCCGTGCAGGCCGCGGCGCCCGCGCTGTTCGGCGCGCAGGTCGTCGTCCCCCAGCCGGCGGACTACGCGGCGCTGGGCGCGGCCCGTCAGGCGGCCTGGGCCCTCGGTGTCTCGCAGGGCACGCTCGATCCCCAGCTGCCACCCGTCTGGCAGGGCGCGGTCGCCCAGATCCTGGAGCCCGGTGAGGAACTGGCCGTGGGTCAGGCCGTACGGCAGCAGTACGTGTCCGTACGGGAACAGACGCATCCGGGTGCGTTCCGGTCATAG
- a CDS encoding ABC transporter ATP-binding protein, with the protein MLIRLLRTYLSPYKKPIALLVLLQFLQTCATLYLPTLNAHIIDNGVVKGDTGYILSFGALMIGISLVQVVCNIGAVYYGARTASSVGRDIRAAVFDRVQSFSAREVGHFGAPSLITRTTNDVQQVQMLALMTFTLLVSAPIMCVGGIVLALGLDVPLSAVLVAVVPVLGIGVTLIVRRLRPLFRTMQVRLDTVNRVLREQITGNRVIRAFVRDDYEKDRFESANAQLTEVSLGTGRMLALMFPMVMTVVNLSSIAVVWFGAHRIASGGMQIGDLTAFLAYLMQIVMSVMMATFMFMMVPRAEVCAERIEEVLDTSSSVVPPSAPVVELRRHGHLEIRGAGFRYPGAEEPVLKSIELVARPGETTAVIGSTGSGKSTLLGLVPRLFDATDGEVLVDGVDVSTVEPKLLARTVGLVPQKPYLFAGTVATNLRYGNPDATDEELWHALEVAQAKGFVERLENGLDSPIAQGGTNVSGGQRQRLAIARTLVQRPEIYLFDDSFSALDYATDAALRAALSQETAEATVVIVAQRVSTIRDADRIVVLDEGRVVGTGRHHELMADNETYREIVLSQLTEAEAA; encoded by the coding sequence GTGCTCATACGACTGCTTCGGACCTACCTCAGTCCGTACAAAAAACCCATCGCTCTCCTCGTGCTGCTGCAGTTCCTGCAGACCTGCGCGACCCTGTACCTGCCGACCCTGAACGCACACATCATTGACAACGGTGTCGTCAAGGGAGACACGGGTTACATCCTGTCCTTCGGTGCTCTGATGATCGGGATCTCGCTGGTCCAGGTCGTCTGCAACATCGGCGCCGTCTACTACGGCGCCCGTACGGCGTCCTCCGTCGGCCGGGACATCCGGGCCGCCGTCTTCGACCGGGTGCAGTCCTTCTCCGCACGCGAGGTGGGCCACTTCGGGGCCCCCTCCCTGATCACCCGCACCACCAATGACGTCCAGCAGGTGCAGATGCTCGCCCTGATGACGTTCACCCTGCTGGTGTCGGCGCCGATCATGTGTGTGGGCGGCATCGTGCTGGCCCTCGGCCTGGACGTGCCGCTCTCCGCGGTCCTGGTCGCCGTGGTGCCGGTGCTCGGCATCGGAGTGACCCTGATCGTGCGCCGGCTGCGCCCGCTGTTCAGGACCATGCAGGTGCGCCTGGACACCGTGAACCGGGTGCTGCGCGAGCAGATCACCGGCAACCGCGTCATCCGCGCCTTCGTCCGCGACGACTACGAGAAGGACCGCTTCGAGTCCGCCAACGCCCAGCTGACCGAGGTGTCCCTCGGTACCGGCCGGATGCTCGCCCTGATGTTCCCGATGGTCATGACCGTCGTGAACCTCTCGTCGATCGCCGTGGTCTGGTTCGGCGCCCACCGCATCGCCAGCGGCGGCATGCAGATCGGCGACCTGACCGCGTTCCTCGCCTACCTCATGCAGATCGTGATGTCCGTGATGATGGCCACCTTCATGTTCATGATGGTGCCGCGCGCGGAGGTCTGCGCCGAGCGCATCGAAGAGGTCCTGGACACCTCGTCGAGCGTCGTGCCGCCGAGCGCGCCCGTCGTGGAGCTGCGCCGCCACGGCCACCTGGAGATCCGCGGCGCCGGGTTCCGCTACCCGGGTGCCGAGGAGCCCGTCCTGAAGTCCATCGAACTGGTGGCGCGGCCGGGTGAGACGACCGCCGTGATCGGGTCGACGGGCAGCGGCAAGTCGACGCTGCTCGGACTCGTGCCCCGGCTCTTCGACGCCACCGACGGAGAAGTCCTCGTCGACGGCGTGGACGTGTCGACCGTCGAGCCGAAGCTACTCGCCAGGACGGTCGGGCTCGTCCCCCAGAAGCCGTACCTGTTCGCGGGGACGGTCGCCACCAACCTCCGGTACGGCAATCCGGACGCGACCGACGAGGAACTGTGGCACGCGCTGGAGGTGGCGCAGGCCAAGGGCTTCGTGGAGCGGCTGGAGAACGGCCTGGACTCGCCGATCGCCCAGGGCGGCACCAACGTCTCCGGCGGTCAGCGCCAGCGCCTCGCCATCGCCCGCACCCTCGTCCAGCGCCCCGAGATCTACCTCTTCGACGACTCCTTCTCCGCGCTCGACTACGCGACGGACGCGGCGCTGCGCGCGGCGCTCTCCCAGGAGACCGCCGAGGCGACCGTGGTGATCGTCGCCCAGCGGGTGTCGACCATTCGGGACGCCGACCGGATCGTGGTCCTCGACGAGGGCCGGGTGGTGGGTACGGGGCGTCACCACGAGCTCATGGCCGACAACGAGACCTATCGGGAGATCGTGCTCTCCCAGCTGACGGAAGCGGAGGCCGCCTGA
- a CDS encoding ABC transporter ATP-binding protein, with product MAGPMGRMMAGGGPDQRSMDFKVSGKRLLAQFKPERVTMYGMLVAVVLSVGLSVVGPKILGKATDLVFAGIIGRQMPAGATKAEVLASMRGRGEGGMADMLAGTDFTPGKGIDFDAVGNVLLLALCTFLLAGLLMAVATRLVNRAVNKTVYHMREDLQAKLSRLPLSYFDKRQRGEVLSRATNDIDNIQQTLQQSMGQLVNSLLTIVGVLAMMFWVSWLLALVALVTVPLSFVVATRIGKRSQPHFVQQWRTTGKLNAHIEEMYTGHTLVKVFGRQEESAAQFAEQNEKLYEAGFKAQFNSGVMQPLMMFVSNLNYVLVAVVGGLRVASGSLSIGDVQAFIQYSRQFSMPLTQVASMANLVQSGVASAERIFELLDAEEQEADPMPAARPDELRGRVALENVSFRYDPEKPLIEDLSLKVEPGHTVAIVGPTGAGKTTLVNLLMRFYDVTGGRITLDGVDIASMSRDELRAGIGMVLQDTWLFGGTIAENIAYGASREVTRGEIEEAARAAHADRFIRTLPDGYDTVIDDEGTGVSAGEKQLITIARAFLSDPVILVLDEATSSVDTRTEVLIQKAMAKLAHGRTSFVIAHRLSTIRDADTILVMENGSIVEQGAHAELLAADGAYARLYKAQFAQAVAEVD from the coding sequence ATGGCCGGGCCCATGGGACGCATGATGGCCGGGGGCGGCCCCGATCAGCGCTCGATGGATTTCAAGGTGTCCGGGAAGAGGCTCCTGGCGCAGTTCAAACCCGAGCGCGTCACCATGTACGGGATGCTGGTCGCCGTCGTCCTGAGCGTGGGGCTCTCGGTGGTCGGGCCGAAGATCCTCGGCAAGGCCACCGACCTGGTCTTCGCGGGCATCATCGGGCGGCAGATGCCGGCCGGCGCGACCAAGGCCGAGGTCCTCGCCTCCATGCGGGGGCGCGGTGAGGGCGGCATGGCCGACATGCTCGCCGGGACGGACTTCACCCCCGGCAAGGGCATCGACTTCGATGCCGTCGGAAACGTACTGCTGCTCGCGCTCTGTACGTTCCTGCTGGCCGGTCTGCTGATGGCGGTGGCGACGCGCCTGGTGAACCGGGCCGTCAACAAGACCGTCTACCACATGCGCGAGGACCTGCAGGCGAAGCTCTCGCGGCTGCCGCTGTCGTACTTCGACAAGCGCCAGCGCGGTGAGGTGCTCAGCCGCGCCACGAACGACATCGACAACATCCAGCAGACCCTGCAGCAGTCGATGGGCCAGCTGGTGAACTCCCTGCTGACCATCGTCGGCGTGCTCGCGATGATGTTCTGGGTGTCGTGGCTGCTCGCGCTGGTCGCGCTCGTCACGGTCCCGCTCTCCTTCGTCGTCGCCACGCGCATCGGCAAGCGCTCGCAGCCGCACTTCGTGCAGCAGTGGCGCACCACCGGCAAGCTCAACGCCCACATCGAGGAGATGTACACCGGGCACACGCTGGTGAAGGTGTTCGGGCGGCAGGAGGAGTCGGCGGCGCAGTTCGCCGAGCAGAACGAGAAGTTGTACGAGGCCGGGTTCAAGGCGCAGTTCAACAGCGGGGTCATGCAGCCGCTGATGATGTTCGTGTCGAACCTGAACTATGTGCTGGTGGCGGTGGTCGGCGGTCTGCGCGTCGCGTCCGGCTCGCTGTCGATCGGCGACGTCCAGGCCTTCATCCAGTACTCCCGCCAGTTCTCGATGCCGCTGACGCAGGTCGCCTCGATGGCGAACCTCGTGCAGTCCGGTGTCGCGTCGGCGGAGCGCATCTTCGAACTCCTCGACGCGGAGGAGCAGGAGGCCGACCCGATGCCGGCGGCGCGCCCCGACGAGCTGCGCGGGCGGGTGGCGTTGGAGAACGTGTCCTTCCGCTACGACCCCGAGAAGCCGCTCATCGAGGACCTGTCGCTGAAGGTGGAGCCGGGCCACACGGTGGCGATCGTCGGCCCGACCGGTGCCGGCAAGACCACGCTGGTGAACCTCCTGATGCGGTTCTACGACGTCACCGGCGGCCGGATCACCCTCGACGGGGTCGACATCGCGTCCATGTCCCGGGACGAACTCCGGGCCGGGATCGGGATGGTGCTCCAGGACACCTGGCTGTTCGGCGGCACGATCGCGGAGAACATCGCGTACGGGGCCTCGCGTGAGGTCACACGCGGGGAGATCGAGGAGGCGGCGCGGGCCGCGCACGCGGACCGTTTCATCCGTACGCTCCCGGATGGCTACGACACCGTCATCGACGACGAGGGCACGGGGGTCAGCGCGGGCGAGAAGCAGCTGATCACCATCGCGCGGGCGTTCCTGTCCGACCCGGTGATCCTCGTCCTCGACGAGGCGACGAGTTCCGTCGACACCCGTACGGAGGTGCTGATCCAGAAGGCGATGGCGAAGCTCGCGCACGGGCGGACGTCGTTCGTGATCGCCCACCGGCTCTCCACGATCCGGGACGCGGACACCATCCTCGTGATGGAGAACGGGTCGATCGTCGAGCAGGGCGCGCATGCGGAGCTGTTGGCGGCGGACGGGGCGTACGCGCGCCTCTACAAGGCCCAGTTCGCCCAGGCGGTGGCCGAGGTCGACTAG
- a CDS encoding RNA polymerase sigma factor produces MPESSERGRPARDGFPIPAVPPNDYGMDSGEAVDPIPDVPLPHASAATFLEVAPVQTQTLTQTDNLTDADTDAEPDVVTAVPPQRGAAHHPETEPDGPAADAVEAEAEAEPVEVETEAEVPEPVELPRGRGTDTGGPSSDLFRQYLREIGRIPLLTAAEEVELARRVEAGLFAEEKLRLAPDLDSQLALDLDKLVVMGRMAKRRLIEANLRLVVSVAKRYVGRGLTMLDLVQEGNLGLIRAVEKFDYARGYKFSTYATWWIRQAMSRALADQARTIRVPVHVVELINRVVRVQRRMLQERGYEPTPDEVAAHLDLPGERVTEVLRLAQEPVSLHAPVGEEDDVALGDLIEDGDATSPVESAAFLLLREHLEAVLSTLGERERKVVQLRYGLADGRPRTLEEIGRIFGVTRERIRQIESKTLNKLRDHAFADQLRGYLD; encoded by the coding sequence GTGCCTGAGTCCTCGGAGCGCGGCCGACCCGCACGCGACGGGTTTCCGATTCCCGCGGTTCCGCCAAACGACTACGGGATGGACAGCGGCGAGGCCGTCGACCCCATCCCCGACGTACCGCTGCCGCACGCCTCAGCAGCGACATTCCTGGAGGTCGCCCCCGTGCAGACCCAGACCCTCACACAGACCGACAACCTCACGGACGCGGATACGGACGCCGAGCCCGACGTCGTCACGGCGGTGCCCCCGCAGCGGGGTGCCGCGCACCACCCCGAGACGGAGCCGGACGGGCCGGCGGCGGACGCCGTCGAGGCCGAGGCCGAGGCCGAGCCCGTGGAGGTCGAAACCGAGGCCGAGGTCCCGGAGCCCGTCGAACTGCCCCGGGGACGCGGTACGGACACCGGAGGCCCCTCCTCGGACCTGTTCCGCCAGTACCTGCGCGAGATCGGCCGCATTCCGCTGCTCACCGCGGCGGAGGAGGTCGAACTCGCCCGTCGCGTCGAGGCCGGACTCTTCGCCGAGGAGAAGCTCCGCCTCGCCCCCGACCTGGACAGTCAGCTCGCCCTCGACCTCGACAAACTCGTCGTGATGGGCCGCATGGCCAAGCGCCGCCTCATCGAGGCGAACCTGCGCCTCGTCGTCTCGGTCGCGAAACGCTATGTCGGCCGCGGGCTCACCATGCTCGACCTGGTCCAGGAGGGGAACCTCGGTCTGATCAGGGCGGTGGAGAAGTTCGACTACGCCCGTGGGTACAAGTTCTCGACGTACGCGACCTGGTGGATCCGGCAGGCCATGTCGCGGGCGCTGGCCGATCAGGCCCGTACGATCCGGGTCCCCGTCCACGTGGTCGAGTTGATCAACCGGGTCGTGCGGGTCCAGCGGCGGATGCTGCAGGAGCGGGGCTACGAACCGACGCCGGACGAGGTCGCCGCGCACCTCGACCTTCCCGGCGAGCGGGTGACTGAGGTGCTGCGCCTTGCCCAGGAGCCGGTGTCGTTGCACGCGCCGGTGGGGGAGGAGGACGACGTGGCGCTCGGCGACCTGATCGAGGACGGTGACGCGACGTCGCCGGTGGAGTCCGCCGCGTTCCTGCTCCTGCGGGAACACCTGGAAGCGGTGCTCTCCACGCTCGGCGAGCGTGAACGCAAGGTCGTCCAGCTCCGGTACGGGCTCGCGGACGGGCGCCCCCGCACGCTCGAGGAAATAGGCCGCATCTTCGGCGTCACCCGCGAGCGCATCCGCCAGATCGAGTCCAAGACCCTGAACAAACTGAGGGACCACGCCTTCGCGGACCAACTCCGCGGCTACCTGGACTGA
- the dnaG gene encoding DNA primase, whose protein sequence is MAGRINDEDVKAVRDAVPIDAVVSEYLQLRNAGGGNLKGLCPFHDEKSPSFQVSPSKGLFHCFGCQEGGDTITFVMKVDHLTFSEAVERLAGQAGITLRYEEGGYNPSHQRGERIRLVEAHKIAAQYYVEQLDISPEADAGRKFLAERGFDQAAAAHFGVGYSPQGWDHLTRHLRGKGFTDKELLLSGLSQEGRRGPIDRFRGRLMWPIRDIGGEVVGFGARKLYEADNGPKYLNTPDTAIYRKSQVLYGIDLAKKDIAKASRAVVVEGYTDVMACHLAGITTAIATCGTAFGSDHIKILRRLLMDNGSARVIFTFDGDSAGQKAALRAFEDDQKFAAETYIAIAPDGMDPCDLRLAKGDEAVADLVEPRTPLFEFALRQIILRYDLETPAGRAAALDEAAPIVARIKNSGAQHEVAVQLAGMLGILDTQFVVKRVAQLARWARDRGGKGPAPAGGQRPQQGYAAVRTSAGGPALNLRNPVYATERELLKLALQRPELVSPAFDAYGIDEFTAAPYAAVRLAIMESGGAEFGTQDPQEYLVRVREAAPDDVVRSMVTELAVEAIMRKTVDETYAGDQLVMVRRRAVERRVVDVQGALSRASAHGDPAQLAAVQNELWVLQQYGQALRERGAEAL, encoded by the coding sequence GTGGCTGGAAGGATCAACGACGAGGACGTGAAGGCGGTTCGGGACGCGGTCCCGATCGACGCCGTCGTGTCCGAGTACCTCCAGCTGCGCAACGCGGGCGGCGGAAACCTCAAGGGTCTGTGCCCCTTCCACGACGAGAAGTCCCCGTCCTTCCAGGTCAGCCCGAGCAAGGGTCTCTTCCACTGCTTCGGCTGCCAGGAAGGCGGCGACACCATCACGTTCGTGATGAAGGTCGACCACCTCACCTTCTCCGAGGCCGTCGAGCGCCTCGCCGGGCAGGCCGGCATCACCCTGCGCTACGAGGAGGGCGGGTACAACCCCTCCCACCAGCGCGGCGAGCGGATCCGCCTGGTCGAGGCGCACAAGATCGCCGCTCAGTACTACGTGGAGCAGCTCGACATCAGCCCCGAGGCCGACGCGGGCCGCAAGTTCCTCGCCGAGCGCGGTTTCGACCAGGCCGCCGCCGCGCACTTCGGCGTCGGCTACAGCCCGCAGGGCTGGGACCACCTCACCCGCCACCTGCGCGGCAAGGGCTTCACCGACAAGGAGCTGCTCCTCTCCGGCCTCTCCCAGGAGGGCCGCCGGGGCCCCATCGACCGCTTCCGCGGGCGCCTGATGTGGCCGATCCGCGACATCGGCGGCGAGGTCGTCGGTTTCGGCGCGCGCAAGCTGTACGAGGCGGACAACGGCCCGAAGTACCTGAACACGCCCGACACCGCGATCTACCGGAAGTCCCAGGTCCTCTACGGCATCGACCTCGCCAAGAAGGACATCGCCAAGGCCAGCCGCGCGGTCGTCGTCGAGGGCTACACCGACGTCATGGCCTGCCACCTGGCCGGCATCACCACCGCGATCGCGACCTGCGGCACGGCGTTCGGCAGCGACCACATCAAGATCCTCAGACGCCTCCTGATGGACAACGGCTCGGCCCGCGTGATCTTCACCTTCGACGGCGACTCGGCGGGCCAGAAGGCCGCCCTGCGCGCCTTCGAGGACGACCAGAAGTTCGCCGCCGAGACGTACATCGCCATCGCGCCGGACGGCATGGACCCCTGCGACCTGCGCCTCGCCAAGGGCGACGAGGCGGTCGCGGACCTCGTCGAACCCCGCACGCCCCTCTTCGAGTTCGCCCTGCGCCAGATCATCCTGCGCTACGACCTGGAGACCCCGGCGGGGCGCGCGGCGGCCCTGGACGAGGCGGCGCCCATCGTCGCCCGCATCAAGAACAGCGGCGCCCAGCACGAGGTCGCCGTGCAGCTCGCCGGCATGCTCGGCATCCTGGACACCCAGTTCGTGGTCAAGCGGGTGGCCCAGCTGGCCCGTTGGGCCCGCGACCGCGGCGGCAAGGGCCCGGCCCCCGCGGGCGGCCAGCGCCCCCAGCAGGGGTACGCCGCCGTCCGGACGTCCGCGGGCGGCCCGGCGCTCAACCTCCGCAACCCCGTCTACGCCACCGAGCGCGAGCTGCTCAAGCTCGCCCTCCAGCGGCCCGAGCTGGTCTCCCCGGCCTTCGACGCCTACGGGATCGACGAGTTCACCGCCGCGCCCTACGCCGCCGTACGCCTGGCGATCATGGAGTCGGGCGGCGCCGAGTTCGGCACGCAGGACCCCCAGGAGTATCTGGTCCGGGTCCGCGAGGCCGCCCCGGACGACGTGGTCCGTTCCATGGTCACCGAGCTGGCCGTCGAGGCGATCATGCGCAAGACCGTCGACGAGACCTACGCGGGCGACCAGCTCGTCATGGTCCGCCGCCGCGCCGTCGAGCGCCGCGTCGTGGACGTCCAGGGCGCCCTGTCCCGCGCGAGCGCCCACGGCGACCCGGCCCAGCTGGCGGCCGTGCAGAACGAGTTGTGGGTGCTCCAGCAGTACGGACAGGCGCTGCGCGAGCGGGGCGCGGAGGCGCTCTGA
- a CDS encoding NAD(P)/FAD-dependent oxidoreductase, which produces MVDADQTFVIVGGGLAGAKAAETLRAEGFTGRVILICDERDHPYERPPLSKGYLLGKEERDSVFVHEPAWYAQNDVELHLGQTVDAIDRTAKTVRFGDDGTLVHYDKLLLATGAEPRRLDIPGTDLAGVHHLRRLAHAERLKGVLAALGRDNGHIVIAGGGWIGLEVAAAAREYGAEVTVVEHNQTPLHAVLGPELGNLFAELHREHGVRFHFGARLTEIVGQDGMVLAARTDDGEEHPAHDVLAAIGAAPRIGLAEAAGLEIADRAHGGGIAVDDRLRTSDPDIYAAGDVASFPHALFDTRLRVEHWANALNGGPAAARAMLGRETTYDRVPYFFSDQYDVGLEYSGWAPPGTYDEVVIRGDAGKRQFIAFWMKDGRVLAGMNVNVWDVTEPIQRLIRSRAQVDTEALADPHVPLDSLVP; this is translated from the coding sequence GTGGTCGACGCGGATCAGACATTCGTCATCGTCGGAGGAGGCCTGGCCGGCGCCAAGGCGGCCGAGACGCTCCGAGCGGAGGGTTTCACCGGCCGCGTGATACTGATCTGCGACGAACGTGACCACCCCTATGAGCGCCCGCCGCTCTCCAAGGGCTATCTGCTCGGCAAGGAGGAGCGGGACAGCGTCTTCGTGCACGAACCCGCCTGGTACGCGCAGAACGACGTGGAGCTGCACCTCGGCCAGACCGTCGACGCCATCGACCGCACGGCGAAGACCGTCCGCTTCGGCGACGACGGCACCCTCGTCCACTACGACAAGCTGCTCCTCGCGACCGGCGCCGAGCCGCGCCGCCTCGACATCCCCGGGACGGATCTCGCGGGCGTCCACCACCTGCGCCGCCTCGCCCACGCCGAACGCCTCAAGGGCGTCCTGGCCGCGCTCGGCCGTGACAACGGCCACATCGTGATCGCGGGCGGGGGCTGGATCGGCCTGGAGGTCGCGGCGGCGGCCCGCGAGTACGGCGCCGAGGTCACCGTCGTCGAGCACAACCAGACCCCGCTGCACGCGGTCCTCGGCCCCGAGCTGGGCAACCTCTTCGCCGAGCTGCACCGCGAGCACGGCGTCCGCTTCCACTTCGGGGCCCGGCTCACCGAGATCGTCGGCCAGGACGGCATGGTGCTGGCCGCCCGCACGGACGACGGCGAGGAGCACCCGGCCCACGACGTACTTGCGGCCATCGGGGCGGCGCCGCGCATCGGTCTCGCCGAGGCTGCGGGCCTGGAGATCGCCGACCGCGCGCACGGCGGCGGTATCGCGGTCGACGACCGCCTGCGCACCTCCGATCCCGACATCTACGCCGCCGGTGACGTCGCCTCCTTCCCGCACGCCCTCTTCGACACCCGGCTGCGCGTCGAACACTGGGCCAACGCCCTCAACGGCGGACCGGCGGCGGCCCGCGCGATGCTGGGCCGCGAGACGACGTACGACCGTGTGCCCTATTTCTTCTCCGACCAGTACGACGTGGGGCTCGAGTACTCGGGCTGGGCGCCCCCGGGGACGTACGACGAAGTGGTGATCCGGGGCGACGCGGGCAAGCGCCAGTTCATCGCCTTCTGGATGAAGGACGGGCGGGTGCTGGCCGGGATGAACGTGAATGTGTGGGACGTCACGGAACCCATCCAGCGGCTCATCCGGTCCCGGGCCCAGGTGGACACCGAGGCACTCGCCGACCCGCACGTCCCGCTGGACAGCCTGGTCCCCTGA
- a CDS encoding deoxyguanosinetriphosphate triphosphohydrolase codes for MDGTAKAPTAYDDPATSGAYDTYDESSVERWAVEPDKRPGRTAFQRDRARVLHSSALRRLAGKTQVVTPGTRSQAWDASARTRLTHSLECAQVGRELGAALGCDPDLVEAACLSHDLGHPPFGHNGEQALNEFAEDCGGFEGNAQSLRLLTRIEPKRFVHSDETGELVSVGLNLTRAALDAATKYPWPRGAHPTDPASPKFGAYEDDRPVFDWVRKGAPGTRTCFEAQVMDWSDDVAYSVHDVEDGLHAGHIDPNCLHAEPEREEIFKVAIGRYVPADTDPAELSEALDRLLEQEWWPHGYDGSAVAQARLKDATSQLIGRFCLAAEGATRTRYGTGRLTRYAAELVVPRAARHECAVLKAVADRYVMQRAEQERLRADQRIVVAELAEALTARAPDGLDPQFRALFDEAGDDRARKRVIVDQIASLTDASARSLHLRLTTRPTGGGGV; via the coding sequence ATGGACGGCACTGCGAAGGCACCGACGGCATACGACGACCCCGCCACGTCGGGCGCGTACGACACGTACGACGAGTCGTCCGTCGAGCGCTGGGCCGTAGAGCCCGACAAACGTCCCGGCCGCACCGCCTTCCAGCGCGACCGCGCACGCGTGTTGCACTCCTCGGCGCTGCGCCGCCTCGCGGGCAAGACCCAGGTCGTCACCCCCGGCACCCGCAGCCAGGCCTGGGACGCCAGCGCCCGCACCCGCCTCACCCACTCCCTGGAGTGCGCCCAGGTCGGCCGCGAGCTCGGCGCCGCCCTCGGCTGCGACCCCGACCTCGTCGAGGCGGCCTGCCTCTCCCACGACCTCGGCCACCCGCCCTTCGGGCACAACGGCGAACAGGCGCTGAACGAGTTCGCGGAGGACTGCGGCGGCTTCGAGGGCAACGCGCAGTCGCTGCGCCTGCTCACCAGGATCGAGCCCAAGCGCTTCGTCCACTCGGACGAGACGGGCGAACTCGTCAGCGTGGGACTGAACCTCACCCGCGCCGCCCTCGACGCCGCCACCAAGTACCCCTGGCCGCGCGGCGCCCACCCCACCGACCCCGCCTCCCCGAAGTTCGGGGCCTACGAGGACGACCGGCCGGTCTTCGACTGGGTCCGCAAGGGCGCCCCCGGCACCCGTACGTGCTTCGAGGCCCAGGTCATGGACTGGTCCGACGACGTGGCGTACTCGGTGCACGACGTCGAGGACGGTCTGCACGCCGGCCACATCGACCCCAACTGCCTGCACGCCGAGCCGGAACGCGAGGAGATCTTCAAGGTCGCCATCGGCCGGTACGTGCCCGCCGACACCGACCCGGCCGAGCTCTCCGAGGCCCTCGACCGGCTCCTGGAACAGGAGTGGTGGCCGCACGGGTACGACGGATCGGCCGTCGCGCAGGCCCGGTTGAAGGACGCCACCAGCCAGCTCATCGGCCGCTTCTGCCTGGCCGCCGAGGGCGCCACCCGCACGCGGTACGGCACCGGCCGGCTCACCCGGTACGCGGCGGAGCTGGTCGTCCCGCGCGCCGCCCGCCACGAGTGCGCCGTCCTCAAGGCCGTCGCCGACCGGTACGTCATGCAGCGCGCCGAGCAGGAGCGGCTGCGCGCCGATCAGCGGATCGTCGTCGCCGAGCTGGCCGAGGCGCTCACCGCCCGCGCCCCGGACGGTCTTGACCCGCAGTTCCGGGCGCTGTTCGACGAAGCAGGGGACGATCGTGCGCGCAAGCGGGTGATCGTCGACCAGATTGCCTCGCTCACCGACGCCTCGGCACGTTCACTGCACCTCAGGCTCACCACCCGCCCCACAGGCGGCGGCGGAGTGTGA